Proteins co-encoded in one Arachis hypogaea cultivar Tifrunner chromosome 13, arahy.Tifrunner.gnm2.J5K5, whole genome shotgun sequence genomic window:
- the LOC112737445 gene encoding uncharacterized protein isoform X2 — protein sequence MPPLKLHNVKFQVGDSLESKSFQRGYRGAWFRCKIREIRQKNDMVTYLLEYIDYPDQKPIWTKLYQKGPTSISKSKRYNMELMVRPSFPTIYRESEKPDISAISGVIIIVDNTWKVGDLVDWWKDDCYWSGRVTKILRNDQVKIDLLPVPFGEGMSDVASSRDLRPSLDWCPEKGWTVPMPTEGGHGRVCAEIVNPRSTGINIHASDGAVEVGQPAVRTYSSHSSQNSIVKRKQFDTAGNRTEIDEIDSKIRKTCFSDSISSSHSMDASIGNTERIPTNGESNNHEYPSKKMRSSDNLGLNSMSSNTIEAAVLDLEELVNRIKWLRGILNFGIPSSCTKQPSWEFSQHHAT from the exons ATGCCTCCATTAAAGTTGCACAACGTTAAATTTCAAGTTGGGGATTCACTAGAGTCAAAGTCCTTCCAGCGAGGTTATCGTGGTGCATGGTTTCGGTGCAAG ATCAGAGAAATTCGCCAGAAAAATGATATGGTCACCTACCTGCTGGAGTATATTGACTATCCTGACCAAA AGCCTATTTGGACCAAGTTATATCAGAAGGGCCCAACTAGTATTAGCAAATCAAAGAGATACAATATGGAGTTGATGGTGCGACCTTCATTTCCTACCATCTATCGAGAAAGTGAAAAGCCCGATATCAGTGCCATCTCAGGAGTGATCATTATTGTTGATAACACATGGAAGGTGGGGGATTTGGTTGATTGGTGGAAAGATGATTGCTATTGGTCAGGAAGAGTGACTAAAATACTGAGAAATGATCAAGTTAAG ATTGATCTGCTGCCAGTTCCATTTGGCGAGGGGATGTCTGATGTAGCTTCAAGCAGGGACCTGCGCCCTTCATTGGATTGGTGTCCGGAAAAGGGTTGGACAGTGCCTATGCCCACT GAGGGTGGACACGGGCGTGTTTGTGCTGAGATAGTTAATCCACGAAGTACAG GGATTAACATCCATGCTTCGGACGGAGCAGTGGAGGTTGGTCAGCCTGCAGTAAGGACATATTCTTCACACTCTTCTCAGAATTCAATAGTGAAGAGAAAGCAATTTGACACTGCTGGAAACCGTACGGAGATTGATGAAATTGACAGTAAAATCAGAAAAACTTGTTTTTCTGATAGCATTTCAAGTTCACACAGTATGGATGCATCAATTGGAAATACGGAAAGGATTCCCACAAATGGTGAATCCAATAATCATGAGTATCCCTCAAAAAAGATGAGAAGCAGCGATAACCTTGGTTTGAATTCCATGTCTTCCAACACAATAGAAGCAGCAGTTTTGGACTTGGAGGAACTTGTAAATAGGATCAAATGGTTAAGGGGTATACTGAATTTTGGGATTCCATCTTCATGTACTAAGCAACCATCTTGGGAATTTTCCCAACACCATGCAACCTAA
- the LOC112737445 gene encoding uncharacterized protein isoform X3, with product MVTYLLEYIDYPDQKPIWTKLYQKGPTSISKSKRYNMELMVRPSFPTIYRESEKPDISAISGVIIIVDNTWKVGDLVDWWKDDCYWSGRVTKILRNDQVKIDLLPVPFGEGMSDVASSRDLRPSLDWCPEKGWTVPMPTLQEGGHGRVCAEIVNPRSTGINIHASDGAVEVGQPAVRTYSSHSSQNSIVKRKQFDTAGNRTEIDEIDSKIRKTCFSDSISSSHSMDASIGNTERIPTNGESNNHEYPSKKMRSSDNLGLNSMSSNTIEAAVLDLEELVNRIKWLRGILNFGIPSSCTKQPSWEFSQHHAT from the exons ATGGTCACCTACCTGCTGGAGTATATTGACTATCCTGACCAAA AGCCTATTTGGACCAAGTTATATCAGAAGGGCCCAACTAGTATTAGCAAATCAAAGAGATACAATATGGAGTTGATGGTGCGACCTTCATTTCCTACCATCTATCGAGAAAGTGAAAAGCCCGATATCAGTGCCATCTCAGGAGTGATCATTATTGTTGATAACACATGGAAGGTGGGGGATTTGGTTGATTGGTGGAAAGATGATTGCTATTGGTCAGGAAGAGTGACTAAAATACTGAGAAATGATCAAGTTAAG ATTGATCTGCTGCCAGTTCCATTTGGCGAGGGGATGTCTGATGTAGCTTCAAGCAGGGACCTGCGCCCTTCATTGGATTGGTGTCCGGAAAAGGGTTGGACAGTGCCTATGCCCACT TTGCAGGAGGGTGGACACGGGCGTGTTTGTGCTGAGATAGTTAATCCACGAAGTACAG GGATTAACATCCATGCTTCGGACGGAGCAGTGGAGGTTGGTCAGCCTGCAGTAAGGACATATTCTTCACACTCTTCTCAGAATTCAATAGTGAAGAGAAAGCAATTTGACACTGCTGGAAACCGTACGGAGATTGATGAAATTGACAGTAAAATCAGAAAAACTTGTTTTTCTGATAGCATTTCAAGTTCACACAGTATGGATGCATCAATTGGAAATACGGAAAGGATTCCCACAAATGGTGAATCCAATAATCATGAGTATCCCTCAAAAAAGATGAGAAGCAGCGATAACCTTGGTTTGAATTCCATGTCTTCCAACACAATAGAAGCAGCAGTTTTGGACTTGGAGGAACTTGTAAATAGGATCAAATGGTTAAGGGGTATACTGAATTTTGGGATTCCATCTTCATGTACTAAGCAACCATCTTGGGAATTTTCCCAACACCATGCAACCTAA
- the LOC112737445 gene encoding uncharacterized protein isoform X1, whose amino-acid sequence MPPLKLHNVKFQVGDSLESKSFQRGYRGAWFRCKIREIRQKNDMVTYLLEYIDYPDQKPIWTKLYQKGPTSISKSKRYNMELMVRPSFPTIYRESEKPDISAISGVIIIVDNTWKVGDLVDWWKDDCYWSGRVTKILRNDQVKIDLLPVPFGEGMSDVASSRDLRPSLDWCPEKGWTVPMPTLQEGGHGRVCAEIVNPRSTGINIHASDGAVEVGQPAVRTYSSHSSQNSIVKRKQFDTAGNRTEIDEIDSKIRKTCFSDSISSSHSMDASIGNTERIPTNGESNNHEYPSKKMRSSDNLGLNSMSSNTIEAAVLDLEELVNRIKWLRGILNFGIPSSCTKQPSWEFSQHHAT is encoded by the exons ATGCCTCCATTAAAGTTGCACAACGTTAAATTTCAAGTTGGGGATTCACTAGAGTCAAAGTCCTTCCAGCGAGGTTATCGTGGTGCATGGTTTCGGTGCAAG ATCAGAGAAATTCGCCAGAAAAATGATATGGTCACCTACCTGCTGGAGTATATTGACTATCCTGACCAAA AGCCTATTTGGACCAAGTTATATCAGAAGGGCCCAACTAGTATTAGCAAATCAAAGAGATACAATATGGAGTTGATGGTGCGACCTTCATTTCCTACCATCTATCGAGAAAGTGAAAAGCCCGATATCAGTGCCATCTCAGGAGTGATCATTATTGTTGATAACACATGGAAGGTGGGGGATTTGGTTGATTGGTGGAAAGATGATTGCTATTGGTCAGGAAGAGTGACTAAAATACTGAGAAATGATCAAGTTAAG ATTGATCTGCTGCCAGTTCCATTTGGCGAGGGGATGTCTGATGTAGCTTCAAGCAGGGACCTGCGCCCTTCATTGGATTGGTGTCCGGAAAAGGGTTGGACAGTGCCTATGCCCACT TTGCAGGAGGGTGGACACGGGCGTGTTTGTGCTGAGATAGTTAATCCACGAAGTACAG GGATTAACATCCATGCTTCGGACGGAGCAGTGGAGGTTGGTCAGCCTGCAGTAAGGACATATTCTTCACACTCTTCTCAGAATTCAATAGTGAAGAGAAAGCAATTTGACACTGCTGGAAACCGTACGGAGATTGATGAAATTGACAGTAAAATCAGAAAAACTTGTTTTTCTGATAGCATTTCAAGTTCACACAGTATGGATGCATCAATTGGAAATACGGAAAGGATTCCCACAAATGGTGAATCCAATAATCATGAGTATCCCTCAAAAAAGATGAGAAGCAGCGATAACCTTGGTTTGAATTCCATGTCTTCCAACACAATAGAAGCAGCAGTTTTGGACTTGGAGGAACTTGTAAATAGGATCAAATGGTTAAGGGGTATACTGAATTTTGGGATTCCATCTTCATGTACTAAGCAACCATCTTGGGAATTTTCCCAACACCATGCAACCTAA
- the LOC112737445 gene encoding uncharacterized protein isoform X4 → MVTYLLEYIDYPDQKPIWTKLYQKGPTSISKSKRYNMELMVRPSFPTIYRESEKPDISAISGVIIIVDNTWKVGDLVDWWKDDCYWSGRVTKILRNDQVKIDLLPVPFGEGMSDVASSRDLRPSLDWCPEKGWTVPMPTEGGHGRVCAEIVNPRSTGINIHASDGAVEVGQPAVRTYSSHSSQNSIVKRKQFDTAGNRTEIDEIDSKIRKTCFSDSISSSHSMDASIGNTERIPTNGESNNHEYPSKKMRSSDNLGLNSMSSNTIEAAVLDLEELVNRIKWLRGILNFGIPSSCTKQPSWEFSQHHAT, encoded by the exons ATGGTCACCTACCTGCTGGAGTATATTGACTATCCTGACCAAA AGCCTATTTGGACCAAGTTATATCAGAAGGGCCCAACTAGTATTAGCAAATCAAAGAGATACAATATGGAGTTGATGGTGCGACCTTCATTTCCTACCATCTATCGAGAAAGTGAAAAGCCCGATATCAGTGCCATCTCAGGAGTGATCATTATTGTTGATAACACATGGAAGGTGGGGGATTTGGTTGATTGGTGGAAAGATGATTGCTATTGGTCAGGAAGAGTGACTAAAATACTGAGAAATGATCAAGTTAAG ATTGATCTGCTGCCAGTTCCATTTGGCGAGGGGATGTCTGATGTAGCTTCAAGCAGGGACCTGCGCCCTTCATTGGATTGGTGTCCGGAAAAGGGTTGGACAGTGCCTATGCCCACT GAGGGTGGACACGGGCGTGTTTGTGCTGAGATAGTTAATCCACGAAGTACAG GGATTAACATCCATGCTTCGGACGGAGCAGTGGAGGTTGGTCAGCCTGCAGTAAGGACATATTCTTCACACTCTTCTCAGAATTCAATAGTGAAGAGAAAGCAATTTGACACTGCTGGAAACCGTACGGAGATTGATGAAATTGACAGTAAAATCAGAAAAACTTGTTTTTCTGATAGCATTTCAAGTTCACACAGTATGGATGCATCAATTGGAAATACGGAAAGGATTCCCACAAATGGTGAATCCAATAATCATGAGTATCCCTCAAAAAAGATGAGAAGCAGCGATAACCTTGGTTTGAATTCCATGTCTTCCAACACAATAGAAGCAGCAGTTTTGGACTTGGAGGAACTTGTAAATAGGATCAAATGGTTAAGGGGTATACTGAATTTTGGGATTCCATCTTCATGTACTAAGCAACCATCTTGGGAATTTTCCCAACACCATGCAACCTAA
- the LOC112735786 gene encoding uncharacterized protein, which yields MRKKKQKSVAETDTVQDLDSVIQDHTLFFDKLIELIPAKFYLPDDKDKPWFQGLSKAKKAEAKRETKENIKKSRRERLDPENPPAATLDLLKQNLGKEKANESSDQEDGEAKPISLEDDRSVTYEELRQRLHRKLEEFRSSRENSGRAKKSEDRNVKRGFEGRKRKRGSENDENKAANKGSKEKAKKDAAETSNELVFGHVKLTDGEMQNKKRRLSKHKELERAKKLEEEKNDPEKGEAAAKKQLWKAAMDRASGIKVHDDPKLLEKSIRKEKKKQQKNAEKWKERIQTRDQLKAEKQQKRSNNISERIHHQKMRKIAKREKKLLRPGFEGRKEGFITEGSS from the coding sequence atgaggaagaagaaacaaaagtcTGTTGCAGAGACTGATACAGTTCAAGATTTGGATTCTGTGATTCAGGACCATACTCTTTTCTTTGACAAGTTGATTGAACTCATCCCTGCCAAGTTTTACCTTCCAGACGATAAGGATAAGCCGTGGTTTCAGGGTCTCAGCAAGGCTAAGAAAGCTGAGGCGAAGAGGGAAACTAAGGAGAATATTAAGAAGTCTCGAAGGGAACGGTTGGATCCTGAAAATCCCCCTGCCGCTACTCTTGACTTGTTGAAGCAGAACTTGGGTAAGGAGAAAGCGAATGAGAGTAGTGATCAGGAGGATGGTGAAGCTAAGCCCATTTCTCTTGAAGATGATCGGTCTGTGACTTACGAAGAGCTTCGGCAAAGGCTACATCGTAAACTTGAGGAGTTTCGGTCAAGTCGCGAGAATTCGGGGAGGGCAAAGAAGAGTGAGGATAGAAATGTGAAGAGAGGGTTTGAGGGCAGAAAACGCAAGAGGGGTAGTGAGAATGATGAAAATAAAGCTGCGAACAAAGGGTCTAAAGAGAAAGCGAAGAAGGATGCTGCCGAGACTTCAAATGAGCTTGTGTTTGGCCATGTCAAACTTACAGATGGtgagatgcaaaataagaagAGGAGACTTTCAAAGCATAAGGAACTTGAAAGGGCAAAGAAGCTGGAGGAAGAGAAGAATGATCCTGAGAAAGGTGAGGCTGCTGCAAAGAAGCAATTGTGGAAAGCAGCAATGGATAGAGCTTCGGGGATTAAGGTCCATGATGATCCCAAGCTGTTAGAGAAAAGCATTCgtaaagagaagaagaagcaacagaagaATGCAGAGAAATGGAAAGAGAGAATTCAAACACGGGACCAGTTGAAGGCAGAGAAGCAGCAAAAGCGATCAAATAATATTTCTGAGAGGATTCATCATCAGAAGATGCGTAAAATTGCAAAGCGAGAGAAAAAGCTTTTGCGGCCTGGCTTTGAAGGTCGCAAGGAAGGGTTTATCACCGAAGGTTCCAGTTAA